CTCCCAAAACTTTCGTGAACAAGTACATTTTTAGATCggtataaaaacattaatcaagCAATAATAAAGCACTCCTTAtcttacaaattatttaaattggctAGTTTAGctcattttaattacattgtgATAATTTGGTTCCATTTCgcttaaaagaaataaaagctTCATTTGAGATAAAACTTTTTAAGCGTTTATCAGAACAAATGAGTCgtgtttattttagtttttaaatacttATGACAAAGCCGTTTTCCTACTTAATAgattcaaatttgtttttgaagtGAGTTAtactttacatattttttttagaaaatattatttaaatacaaatcgTTAGTGATTCGTTTTTAAGCTGCTGCAAGCTGGTAACTGGTATTCCCAAAATATACAGTAGGATTAACAGGGATGCATTGCTCCTTCACAGTATAAGAACCACGGCGGCGTAGAATAATGTATATCACCACTGCTAACATAGCCAAAATAGCTAGAGTGCCCCAAATCCAGGCATGGATACTTTTGCTAGAATCTGAATTTTCATGGTGATGTTCGTCCTTTGGAACTATATTCGGTGTCGTGGAAAAGTCAGGTGATGAACTTTCACTGACTGAGCTTTCCTCCGTACTTCCTTCAGTAGATGTGTCCAAAGTGGATTCGGGTTGCGTTGTGGTTGAAtctgttgttgttatggtaGTTGAAGTTGGACTGGTGCTCGTAAATGGAGAATCCTAAAAAGGTAGGTTAATTGTTACTTTTTGAAGATGAAATTTAGCTTTTTCTTTTAGCTAAATActtattaaacttaatttttataattaattgtatATCACTAATATATACCATTTTACGCCTTGGCCTAAGAATTGATTTTTATAGATTTCACGGATAAAACAATTCCTTACATTTGGTGGTTTTGTGTGGACAGGTGGGTGACCAAAGGAACTGTTAAAAGTGATCAGTGCCAGGCAAACGAATGTCAATTGAAAATGATGCATATTAGCGACTTGTGACTTATTAGTGTCAACTGCTCTGCTCAGTGCCAAAATATGAACTAAACTTCAAATTCGGGTTCCTTCTGCGGAGCGTGCTTAATACCCTTTATAAATAAGGGTAGGGGTATATccaatatatgaaaaataggTAACAcgtgttttaaattttgtatttttttaaaaaaaaaaaaatatataaaaaaataaaatattttctaattaatatatgaaaaatcccgcattaaaacaaaaagttgtgCTCAGTAATTTTATTAGTCCTCGTACATTCcacatgtatgtatgaatCAGAGGTCTCAAATGATTTGTAAGCTCATGTGACTCAATAACTTCACTGTGTTACTCAACATATTTCCTGTGAGCAATGATAATAACTAATACAGAAATATTGCCAGAAtgagaaatacatttttttaatattttatctCCAAATTGCTTAGATAATAAACTTGTTCATTATTATagtttggaaaaaaaaatttggttaACTGCAGCCGACATAGTGACGAACGAACTATACTACTATACAACAATTCTGCTGCGATCGCTCGAACATAAAATGCAGTACACTAAAGGAAAGGTTTTGACAACCAAAGGGGTTGGCAACCAATTCTATAAAAGTTAATCAGATTAAAGTGGTGTTAAagttccatttttttgcaatgtTCATGttcatgtaaaatgtaaaagctttgttaatttatatatgtataaataatgtatatatgtatatgtatatgctatAAAAAGCCAAATTTCCTCCGTCTAAAGAATGTGATTGGCCCAAAATGTGtcgaaaaaccaaattttagatggcatatttattgtattttgtcAATCAGGATATCAGAAATTTATTAGGTGTGTTTATCACTAGTTATTTAGCTGTATTTTCTTCACCGTAATAAAAGGAAATTCCTTTGCTCATAGCTTGTATTCAGATTCTTATCGGCAGTCACTCTTAGTGCTCTCAAAGCTTCTGTGCTAAGGGAAATTACGAAGAATTAGGGATGTGAAAAgtatatcaaaatatcaatatatcgatattctttaataaaaataaatatttagatcgtgatattttttcacataaGATATCGCTTTTTTTGTCGTTTGtcgcacttaaaaaaaaaataagcatCAAGATTATTATTTAAGGTGTGTAAAAGTATGTTcgaatattgaaaatatttcccGATGCATCCAATGGGTTGTGCAAGATTGTCGGCCGTTTTCTGCCggatttaaaaattatgacTTACTACCCTTCCAACAGCATTAACGTCGGAAAGCCAAATCGGATGCAGATAAAAAGAGGACTCTAATCTCGACCGAGATAAAAGAAGCTGTTGATAGTGGAGGAGCAAGTGCGATCGTTGACATGTGGACTGACGAGTATGTCCAAAGAATGGGCATCACTTTCCACTCAAATCGATCGATTTTCAAAAATCAACTgtcgaaaacattttaatgaaaatttagtGATTATTTTCGGAATTCGATGTTGAGAACATTGATAATGTTAAGTTTGTGGCTGCCAATggagcaaatattaaaaacgcTTTAGAGGGAAACACCCGTTTAAATTGTAGCAGTCACCTGTTGCCAAAtgttttagaaaaatatttgacaaCGCCATTGAACTCaacaaaatttgcaaatttgcatCACTTTAGAATCGACTTTGAAAAGCACATGTCCGACTAGATGAACCTCCAACTACAAAATGCTGAAACCCATTCTGGATAACTGGGGTTGTGTGGATGCAATATTAAGTGAGACTGAAATCCATATAGATGTAAATACATCCACATTAAATGTTCTGGTAGATCTTCTGGAAGATTttgaaagaaaacattttaatgaaaatgaagTGCTTATTTTCGGAATTCGATGTTGAGAACATTGATAGTGTTAGGTTTGTGACTGCCAGGggagcaaatattaaaaaggctTTAGAGGGCAACACCCGTTTTAATTATAGCAGTCACCTGTTGTCAAAtgttttagaaaaatatttgacaaGGCCATTGAACTCAACAAGATTTGCAAATTTGCAGCACTTTAGAA
This genomic stretch from Drosophila teissieri strain GT53w chromosome 2L, Prin_Dtei_1.1, whole genome shotgun sequence harbors:
- the LOC122622284 gene encoding cell wall protein RTB1, coding for MDSPFTSTSPTSTTITTTDSTTTQPESTLDTSTEGSTEESSVSESSSPDFSTTPNIVPKDEHHHENSDSSKSIHAWIWGTLAILAMLAVVIYIILRRRGSYTVKEQCIPVNPTVYFGNTSYQLAAA